The following coding sequences lie in one Arachis stenosperma cultivar V10309 chromosome 5, arast.V10309.gnm1.PFL2, whole genome shotgun sequence genomic window:
- the LOC130979191 gene encoding protein WALLS ARE THIN 1-like yields the protein MNMVPERARLHLALTFLQFCHAGHHIIVRIALNMGLSKLIFPVYRNITALVLLAPLAYFSEKKDRPPLTGYYMMQFFLLGLVGITIKEGCYLVGLDNTSPTFASAMQNSVPALTFLMAAVLRYESVHLNRLDGFAKVLGVVASVGGASIITLYKGPTIYAPYSTLNHKQSLSMLGDATGKNWNLGCICLFGHCLCWSAWIVMQASVLKKYSAPLSVSAFTCFFGILQFATIAAFFERDYKAWQFNSSSEIYSVLYAGLVSSGIAAAIQIWAIAKGGPVFASIYLPLQTLMVALMASILLGEEFFLGGIIGALLIITGLYLVVWGKSEETKYGKEVIAPMESKNHGEGICDNVSIIQPLILTPNT from the exons ATGAATATGGTGCCTGAGAGAGCTAGGCTACACTTAGCCTTAACCTTCCTACAATTTTGTCATGCTGGACATCATATAATAGTGAGAATTGCTCTCAACATGGGTTTAAGCAAGCTAATCTTCCCAGTATATAGAAACATTACCGCCCTCGTTCTTCTGGCTCCTCTTGCTTATTTTTCAGAGAA GAAAGACAGGCCACCGCTAACCGGTTATTATATGATGCAATTTTTCCTACTTGGACTAGTTGG AATAACAATAAAAGAAGGATGTTACCTAGTGGGTCTAGATAACACATCGCCCACGTTTGCATCTGCTATGCAAAACTCAGTTCCAGCCTTAACTTTTCTGATGGCTGCAGTACTAAG ATATGAGAGTGTGCACTTGAATAGGCTAGATGGTTTTGCTAAGGTTCTTGGAGTAGTTGCTTCTGTTGGAGGAGCATCAATCATCACTCTTTACAAGGGACCTACCATCTATGCTCCATATTCAACATTGAATCATAAACAATCATTGTCTATGTTGGGGGATGCCACAGGAAAGAACTGGAACTTGGGTTGCATCTGTCTCTTTGGTCACTGCTTATGTTGGTCTGCTTGGATTGTAATGCAAGCATCTGTTCTCAAAAAGTACTCTGCCCCACTCTCAGTTTCTGCCTTTACTTGCTTCTTTGGTATCCTGCAATTTGCAACAATTGCAGCGTTTTTTGAGAGAGATTACAAGGCCTGGCAATTCAATTCTAGTAGTGAAATCTACAGTGTCTTGTATGCG GGACTAGTGAGTTCAGGGATAGCAGCAGCAATACAGATATGGGCTATTGCTAAGGGAGGACCAGTGTTTGCTTCAATTTATCTACCTTTACAGACATTAATGGTAGCCTTGATGGCATCCATTCTTTTAGGGGAAGAATTCTTCTTGGGAGG GATTATTGGAGCTTTATTGATTATAACAGGCTTATACCTTGTTGTGTGGGGAAAAAGTGAAGAAACAAAATATGGCAAAGAGGTCATAGCCCCTATGGAGTCCAAGAATCATGGTGAAGGAATTTGTGACAATGTTTCCATCATCCAACCTTTGATTCTTACCCCAAACACTTAG
- the LOC130979228 gene encoding protein RTE1-HOMOLOG isoform X2, which yields MMHGSFPQTMQIDPRRARFPCSIVWSPLPVISWFIPCIGHIGICREDGVILDFAGPNYVCVDNFAFGSATRYIQISRDKCSIPLCQSPESGEEDYLQGENGGRRELRTWDDALLKSTQEFQHRSYSLFTCNCHSFVANNLNRLGFLSRGWNVVTLAIFILFRGRWVSTASMLRSVLPFIFVFSIGVILGGFTFLKYWFLFTSALIGWFIIGTYCFKNLIQL from the exons ATGATGCATGGAAGTTTTCCCCAAACTATGCAAATTGACCCTAGAAGGGCTCGGTTCCCATGCTCCATCGTGTGGTCACCGCTTCCTGTGATATCGTGGTTCATCCCTTGCATCGGTCACATTGGCATCTGCAGAGAGGATGGGGTCATTTTGGATTTTGCAGGGCCTAATTATGTGTGTGTGGACAATTTTGCATTTGGATCTGCCACTCGGTATATTCAAATAAGCAGAGATAAG TGTTCCATCCCTCTATGCCAATCTCCAGAGAGTGGTGAGGAAGACTACTTACAGGGTGAAaatggaggaagaagagaatTGAGGACTTGGGATGATGCTTTGCTGAAGAGCACACAAGAATTCCAACATCGATCTTACAGTCTCTTTACGTGCAACTGCCACTCATTTGTTGCCAATAATCTAAATAGGTTGGGCTTCTTGTCTCGTGGATGGAATGTGGTGACCCTTGCAATTTTCATTCTGTTCAGGGGACGTTGGGTCAGCACAGCATCTATGCTGAGATCTGTCTTAccatttatttttgtattttctatTGGAGTCATTTTGGGGGGCTTCACCTTCCTAAAATATTGGTTCCTATTCACTTCTGCACTCATTGGTTGGTTCATTATTGGTACATACTGTTTCAAGAATCTGATTCAGTTGTAG
- the LOC130979228 gene encoding protein RTE1-HOMOLOG isoform X1 produces the protein MEAELDPEQQQHMMHGSFPQTMQIDPRRARFPCSIVWSPLPVISWFIPCIGHIGICREDGVILDFAGPNYVCVDNFAFGSATRYIQISRDKCSIPLCQSPESGEEDYLQGENGGRRELRTWDDALLKSTQEFQHRSYSLFTCNCHSFVANNLNRLGFLSRGWNVVTLAIFILFRGRWVSTASMLRSVLPFIFVFSIGVILGGFTFLKYWFLFTSALIGWFIIGTYCFKNLIQL, from the exons ATGGAAGCAGAGTTGGATCCTGAGCAGCAGCAGCATATGATGCATGGAAGTTTTCCCCAAACTATGCAAATTGACCCTAGAAGGGCTCGGTTCCCATGCTCCATCGTGTGGTCACCGCTTCCTGTGATATCGTGGTTCATCCCTTGCATCGGTCACATTGGCATCTGCAGAGAGGATGGGGTCATTTTGGATTTTGCAGGGCCTAATTATGTGTGTGTGGACAATTTTGCATTTGGATCTGCCACTCGGTATATTCAAATAAGCAGAGATAAG TGTTCCATCCCTCTATGCCAATCTCCAGAGAGTGGTGAGGAAGACTACTTACAGGGTGAAaatggaggaagaagagaatTGAGGACTTGGGATGATGCTTTGCTGAAGAGCACACAAGAATTCCAACATCGATCTTACAGTCTCTTTACGTGCAACTGCCACTCATTTGTTGCCAATAATCTAAATAGGTTGGGCTTCTTGTCTCGTGGATGGAATGTGGTGACCCTTGCAATTTTCATTCTGTTCAGGGGACGTTGGGTCAGCACAGCATCTATGCTGAGATCTGTCTTAccatttatttttgtattttctatTGGAGTCATTTTGGGGGGCTTCACCTTCCTAAAATATTGGTTCCTATTCACTTCTGCACTCATTGGTTGGTTCATTATTGGTACATACTGTTTCAAGAATCTGATTCAGTTGTAG